The following coding sequences are from one Musa acuminata AAA Group cultivar baxijiao chromosome BXJ1-6, Cavendish_Baxijiao_AAA, whole genome shotgun sequence window:
- the LOC135677506 gene encoding bidirectional sugar transporter SWEET14-like, with amino-acid sequence MAAGLSWDRPWAFTFGILGNIISFMVYLAPLPTFYRVYKRKSTEGFQSVPYVVALFSAMLWISYAFLKTEACLLITINSVGCPIETVYIVVYFVYAPKAAKIFTAKLVLLVIVAMFGLILLLTLLLSEGAKRVEILGWICVSFSVSVFVAPLSVIRLVIRTKSVEFMPFSLSFFLTLSAVVWFAYGLLIRDLYVSLPNVLGFIFGILQMALYVAYKDRKKVAVVEQEPPEHVLPITNRDTAQKAVEVHRTVETHGEDKVGDGDQKEIDENKEVMASVEV; translated from the exons ATGGCAGCTGGGTTATCCTGGGACCGTCCTTGGGCGTTCACCTTTGGCATCCTAG GTAACATCATCTCCTTCATGGTGTACCTGGCGCCACT GCCGACATTCTATCGCGTGTACAAGAGGAAGTCCACCGAAGGGTTTCAGTCGGTGCCGTACGTGGTTGCTCTCTTCAGTGCCATGCTATGGATCTCCTACGCGTTCCTCAAGACCGAGGCTTGCCTGCTCATCACCATCAACTCAGTCGGCTGCCCCATCGAGACCGTCTACATCGTCGTCTACTTCGTCTACGCGCCGAAGGCGGCAAAG ATCTTTACTGCGAAGCTGGTTCTTCTCGTCATCGTCGCCATGTTCGGGTTGATTCTTCTGCTGACTCTGCTGCTGTCAGAGGGCGCGAAGCGAGTTGAAATTCTCGGATGGATCTGCGTGAGCTTCTCCGTCAGCGTCTTCGTGGCTCCCCTAAGCGTCATT AGGCTCGTCATACGGACAAAGAGCGTGGAGTTCATGCCGTTCTCACTCTCCTTCTTCCTCACGTTGAGCGCGGTCGTCTGGTTCGCGTACGGCTTATTGATCAGGGATTTATACGTCTCG CTGCCCAATGTGCTGGGGTTTATCTTCGGGATCCTGCAAATGGCGCTCTACGTAGCATACAAGGACAGGAAGAAGGTCGCCGTCGTCGAGCAGGAGCCGCCGGAGCACGTCCTACCGATCACAAATCGTGACACGGCCCAGAAGGCCGTGGAGGTCCATCGGACGGTCGAAACTCATGGCGAAGACAAGGTGGGAGACGGAGATCAGAAGGAGATTGATGAGAACAAGGAAGTAATGGCTTCTGTTGAGGTCTGA
- the LOC103988917 gene encoding glutaredoxin-C5-like: MHYQAASAAAEAWGYVAAARGATMDALERVERLAGESAVVIFSVSTCCMCHAVKRLFCGMGVSPMVVELDEDPRGGEMERALARILGGGGAAVAGSAAVPVVFIGGKLVGAMDRVMAAHINGTLVPLLKDAGALWL; the protein is encoded by the coding sequence ATGCATTATCAGGCGGCGTCGGCAGCGGCTGAGGCGTGGGGTTACGTGGCTGCGGCGAGAGGGGCGACGATGGACGCGCTGGAGCGGGTGGAGCGGCTGGCGGGGGAGAGCGCGGTCGTCATCTTCAGCGTCAGCACCTGCTGCATGTGCCACGCAGTGAAGCGGCTCTTCTGCGGCATGGGGGTGAGCCCCATGGTAGTGGAGCTGGACGAGGACCCGCGCGGCGGGGAGATGGAGCGCGCCCTCGCTCGGATCCTTGGTGGCGGAGGAGCGGCAGTGGCAGGAAGCGCCGCCGTGCCTGTGGTGTTCATCGGCGGGAAGCTGGTGGGGGCCATGGACCGGGTCATGGCCGCCCACATCAACGGCACCCTCGTGCCCCTCCTCAAGGATGCCGGCGCTCTCTGGCTCTGA